TGCGGTGTCTGTGGCGTCGCCCCACTACCCCCAGTGCATCAACGATCGTCATCGTCACCCAAACCATTAAAACCATCCGGACCGATGCGCGTCACAGCCAACTCGCtacacattttaatgaaaagcgaCCGGCAATATGTATAGTACGACGTACTCCGTACTCGTAGTGTCACCATGCCATACGTACTACACAATCCGCTTCcgcgctctctttctctctctcggcTTTGTCTGCTCACCGTCGACTCCCTGCTTTAGGGTGTGTTGAGGTTGATGCTGGACATTATGCAGCCAGTGTGCTTAATACACGCGTCACTGCAACGAATTTACGACGCTTTATCCGCAGGTGTGACGCGTTCGGTGGGTGGCTGTCGTAAAGCTTTTCCCCGGATGAAAATTTGCACCGAAAGCACTGAATGAAAGcattaaataaattgcttTAAAACACTTCAAGGCTATGATTACGTGTGCGTTTTGTGGGGAAATGTATGAGCTTAAAGAGCAACCCCGAGAATAGGCACGAAAGCAAGGggttcattttttccccaattttgaaaaattaattctatTAAAGTGTTTGCAATCAACTCAAATCaactattttcaattttattttcttccttttcccttATGGTATGCACTCATTGGTTCCCAGCAAAATACAACATGagataaaaatcaataccTTAATCATTTACAACCCCAGCTCGCCATTTACTACGAATGCATTATTTAAGCCCTGCATCCGAACCTCCGATGACCCTTTCCGATTTCAATCGAACACTGTACGACACAAAATTGCCGAAGAAATGGTACAATCTCATTAAAACATCCCTCACTCCAGTCCCACCCCGCGTGAGTTCGGATCGTGTAACGAGATGAATCAAATTTCCTCTTCACTCGCCGATCATGCTGATTGAATTCCTTGCCCTGGgatgtaaaaatgtaattccacgtagcagaaaaaaaaggcacaacaaAGCGCTCACCTGAAGCGCAAGAAGAAAAACCTTTCAGTGCACACACCGGCAAAACACCTCCGACGAGCAGCACACTTCGGTATCTGGGTACAAGATTAGAGAAATGATCAAGCAAAACGTAACTCGATTCGATTGCACGGCTGTTGCATACGGGCTGTTCGCTttcgtttatttaattttcttgcAACAATCCGCTaaggttaacaaaaaaaaaagaaaaaggaaaatacgaTCGGAAAAGAGCGCTGGAAATAATCCACCGGGGTAGagggtttttatttccattttacttCGACACAATGATTGTTGAGGTTTTCTTGGTTAAAATTCCACAGAAATAAATGAACCACTTTAGAGatgggatgttttattttattttctgcctTTGCACTTTATTCTTACTCATAATCTCATCATCGGAATTATTCAGCAATTTAAGTCAGCTCTTTCGCTCTGTCTTTTACCACGTGTCCTTTCGCTTTCTGCTCGCTCTCTGCCTTTCCCTGTTGGCGAGCTTCTAATAAATTACATTAACTCTTAGCAAGAGCACTAAGCCATTGAGCTGAGTCGTCCCACACTGCCCAGTGGTACATCGTAAGACGTGTAGGCCCGGCGTCTCCGTTCATCAAACAGTCCCTGCCGGACGGCTTCATCGAAAGCTCGCTTTTCCTCTGCATCGTTCAGATAAAAACTTAGCGAAGGTACCACCTGTAACACGGTGGTTGTTTTTAGCCTTCGAGGGCTCACGCTGGCCGTTGGGGGGATCACCGACAGTACATCATTTCGGCGAAGTAGTGGCGAAGGTGTATTACTTATATGCCGATTATACCCTACCGGAACTTGTTGCATCTCCGTGCGCTGAGGACCGGGCCGTGCATGGGTTTGAAGTTGAACTACCGGAGGGAAGTTTTCCCCCGATCGAACATACATCGTCTGAACCGGCACGGAACCGGCCCCATCAAACGGGGTCGTTCTGTACGTTGGAGTATTCGTCGGGTTGAAGTTTCCCAGCCGTGTGTTGAAGTTGGTTTGCATTCGGTACGAGCTTTCCGGTACAACGGTCACCTTCTGGATGGGAAGCACTGTGCGCACCGGAGCAAACCGGTGTGCGGATGGGTCAACGTGCTTCCGGGTACCGCCAATGGAAACCGTGCGTGAAAAGCTGGATGGTGGTAGAACACCGGTAGGTGGAAGGATCGAGCCTTGCTTGAAGACGCTGTGGGTTGTTTGATGTTGCGGTTGAATATTGAGCTGAGCAGGGCCGGTTTGTTGGGCGAATACTTGCGATACCGGGGTCAGCTTCAATGAGACTCTCTGTTGAGGCGATGCTTTCGATTGGTCGTTCCACGATTTTATCAAATCAGCTCTGACCAGTTGAACATCTGAAGCTACAACAGGCCTACCAAAACCTTGCTGATTCTgagcgaaaaagaaagaaagaaataatggaattttgattaattctttaatgttttttttctaatttattcCACCAATTCCAAACAGTTTTAAAAGGATTTTTCCCCCTCTGTTGCTCATAGTCATCACTGGTCTGACCCAATTGAAACACCCAATGGAATCCGTTTCCTTCTGTTTATTGCATTAGATTATTTCCCAAGCTTGTAATCCCATGTATTCCCTCGAGCACTCTCCAGAACGGACATATTGCCACTCATGCTCCAGCAAAATGTGCTTGGTCACAACTTTTCTACACTTCCACCTCAATCCGTACCCGGTAAATCATCGCTGCCTCCGAAAATGCGGAGCGCGTGCTTACTTCCGACGAACCCAAGTGCACAATGTTTCAATCATACATTTCACCCAACTAGTCCACCAAACCCCCCGAAGGGGGCGAAGCACAAGTTGGCAAGTTACGGCAGTGGTTCCCTTTTTCGCTTTATTGTTAGGAATTAGTTTGCAAAACTGTGCAAACATCCCTCACCGTCGCATGCCGGCTGACTCTGTACCAACCTTTTACTACACTGCTCTCGATTAAGCACCTCTCAATGATGCTTGAGTTGCTGCATCTTCCTCATCACCCTTTCCCCGCTTACAAAATGGTCGACTACTTGCTTGAAGTTGGATGTAAATTTTACACTCctaaaagcacaaaaaaaaacaaccatatCCCACGCTTTACGCTCTAGCTAATCCTTCCCCGGGCTCTACTCAACCGATTCCAAACATCGACACTGCGGTCGGTcacagtgaaagtgaaaaacgCTTACGCTACACCATTCGTGCTGGCCCTTGCTCATTATCATCTCTCATCGCTCCGTACCAGGAGCCCGTCGATTATCGGGAGGAATCTTTCCCTAGTCCGCCACCAAACAGTTCCCTTCCCGGGCTCGAGCGCTAAACTTTCAATGATACGGATCGGTGCCAGTCAAATAAGTGCCGAAAACTAAAACTGTTCACCGAAAACTTCCGTTCGGGTGATAAATTAAACTTTCAGCTTATAATGAACCACCATCGTCACATTGGCGTGACAAACCACAGCAATGTCGTTGCCAACCCGACAGCGGGAAGGAGCCCAGCAGTAAGTGTCCCTTAGCGGTGGAGAATTCGGAGGGATGGGATGGACCAAATGATACGTTTTTAAGGGACATCGTAATTTAGCCTTTCGACGTTGGAAGGAAAAGGTTTTGTGAAGGTTCGGCGCCGGAACATCGCTCGGATATCTTAAGACGAGCCATTATATTGACGTACCCGTCAAAACGAAGGAATCATAAAACCCCAGCTGGCTGGCTAATGTAATGCGAGGAAGGTACAGCAGCACAAGCTTATCGATCCATTCTCAAACTTTGGTAACCACATAAACAATGTGTCATTATCGTAAAGTATATTGCTACTACTTATTGGGAGCGTTTTCCAAGAGCTGTCACGATGTATACCATAAGTTAAAAGCTTTTTTCGGTTGGTTATCGATCACGGTATTGTTTTAGCTAAAGAAATTAAGAACTTGTGACCATCTAAGTCACATTCAGTACTTCAATATAAACCTCTGGAAGCTCTTGGAGAAAGGAATATGAAAGAAATGGTACTCTGTGAACTATGAAGAGAAACAAATATGAAGCTACTTTGTAATTTTTTCAATGGGAGTTTGAGTGCCTAGAGGTGCGAACCTTGTTTAGACGGAGATTTAGATTGAAGTAACATGCTTGGCCACTTTGAAATCTACAGTTCCTTTCCAACAGATCTGATGATCCAGTAGATCGTAGCTGACTAACTGTCACATAGCAACTAGAGGGTCTAGTTATCTTCAGAACCAGCTAAGAATCCGTTTAAGCTAGGGTTCTTATTCAGATTTCATATCAGCTTTTATAGAACATtatcataaacaaaaaatccaaagGATATAAATCTCAACATCTTAGAATCTCTTGCACTACTGGCGTACGGGCACCATAAGATCTACAAATTATTCAGTACACTACAATACTCACCACATTTACAACTCCGAACGTATCCGCCTGTGGTACACCATACAATTGTGCAGCAGTGCCATCAGTTTTGGTAAGCACCGTAGACCTTAGCGGATCGAATCCAGAATCCGGATCGGTGGACAATGTGCCCAGGCTCGACACGTACACGTTGTCTAGCTTTGGTCGGTATGCATTCGACAATTGTTGATCCGCACGAGGAGCAACCGGAAGACTAACACCTGCCACGAAATTGTTCATTACGGGACTGAAATTGTTAACGCTTCCGGTAATTCTCGTCCGCTCCCGATACAATGGTGGCTCTAGACCCGCGCCGGGAGTCACGTAATCGTCTCGTCTAGAAGACGGGGGCTGTTTAACCTCCTCCGTTCGTTCCTGCACATCACCGACACGCTCCTCAATAACGCCTACCCCGTTCATCATGTCCATCAGCGAACGCATCGGGTAGGTAACCATCGACATGACAACCTTCATCATATCCTGCCGATTATCGCTCACCATCGACCGTCCGGCAGGCGTTCCACCGATATTATCATTCACGTGATAAAAGTTCTCGCTCTCCTCGCACCGCACATTCATGTACCAATCGCACACCAGATGGCGCTGGTTAAAGAGAGTCCCGTTCGGACAGAGGAAGGCAAATCCACGC
This Anopheles marshallii chromosome 3, idAnoMarsDA_429_01, whole genome shotgun sequence DNA region includes the following protein-coding sequences:
- the LOC128714313 gene encoding uncharacterized protein LOC128714313, with product MPRRLVAGCMANSRVMCFVSLLPLLLLTGTEVRGHVSEPSSSSSSNSVRTVMDLMEVMLNGNILDMLKNGGFDFREPARIFLPPKFYSIVPLDQGHMNPDQILTYDQQRKAVSTGQSHDLPSSTAIGGKAIQQQKPSGAVAGDKPAGRGVVSESSGGTRINLISYSDGKVTTAGSVGNGRRPAVTNKGSETLEKNVATNGHVGVVPAMARTNFQERINGKEMTPANEQQRWQPSLTTSITDQTVSQNVGRTLPTSGRPNGGGSTTDRLRSALPGEPDVDYPILGSVPPTQFSCDKRHHGYYADVETRCQVFRVCANTDSTGRGFAFLCPNGTLFNQRHLVCDWYMNVRCEESENFYHVNDNIGGTPAGRSMVSDNRQDMMKVVMSMVTYPMRSLMDMMNGVGVIEERVGDVQERTEEVKQPPSSRRDDYVTPGAGLEPPLYRERTRITGSVNNFSPVMNNFVAGVSLPVAPRADQQLSNAYRPKLDNVYVSSLGTLSTDPDSGFDPLRSTVLTKTDGTAAQLYGVPQADTFGVVNVNQQGFGRPVVASDVQLVRADLIKSWNDQSKASPQQRVSLKLTPVSQVFAQQTGPAQLNIQPQHQTTHSVFKQGSILPPTGVLPPSSFSRTVSIGGTRKHVDPSAHRFAPVRTVLPIQKVTVVPESSYRMQTNFNTRLGNFNPTNTPTYRTTPFDGAGSVPVQTMYVRSGENFPPVVQLQTHARPGPQRTEMQQVPVGYNRHISNTPSPLLRRNDVLSVIPPTASVSPRRLKTTTVLQVVPSLSFYLNDAEEKRAFDEAVRQGLFDERRRRAYTSYDVPLGSVGRLSSMA